One window of the Spirochaetaceae bacterium genome contains the following:
- a CDS encoding HNH endonuclease produces MAEDNGFTDAQKEEAKKRADYKCECERKTCGHAGRCNSKKDLEVHHIKALKDGGKSIPSNAEVLCYECHKNTRSYGKH; encoded by the coding sequence ATGGCAGAAGACAATGGATTTACAGACGCACAAAAAGAAGAAGCCAAAAAACGAGCCGACTACAAATGTGAATGTGAAAGAAAAACATGCGGACACGCCGGAAGGTGCAACAGCAAAAAAGATTTAGAAGTTCACCATATAAAGGCACTAAAAGATGGCGGCAAGAGCATTCCTAGCAATGCTGAGGTTTTATGCTATGAATGCCATAAAAACACAAGGTCGTATGGTAAACATTAA
- a CDS encoding Uma2 family endonuclease — translation MKEVLQEGYYTVEDYYKLPYLEEQRYELDEGLLLMSPSPTGGHQKLYSYLNVQLFNYFDNKGYIVIPDFDVQLFEDEDTIYRPDLLVLCDLSKYTEQCIVGAPDFIIEIGSPSTINNDLGKKKLNYERAGVKEYWVVRTPYLVYTYLLGSDGKYIETIHRNEIKIQSALFKGLELDFSRLQNL, via the coding sequence ATGAAAGAAGTATTGCAAGAAGGTTATTATACTGTGGAAGATTATTACAAGCTTCCTTATCTTGAAGAACAACGGTATGAACTTGATGAAGGGCTGCTTTTAATGTCGCCTTCGCCAACTGGCGGGCATCAAAAACTATATAGTTACCTTAATGTGCAGTTATTCAATTATTTTGATAATAAAGGTTATATAGTCATTCCCGATTTTGACGTACAGCTATTTGAAGATGAAGACACCATTTACCGCCCCGACTTGCTGGTGTTATGCGATTTAAGTAAATATACCGAGCAATGCATAGTTGGCGCTCCTGATTTTATTATTGAAATAGGTTCACCCAGTACCATTAATAACGATTTGGGTAAAAAAAAGCTTAATTACGAACGGGCTGGTGTAAAGGAGTATTGGGTAGTACGCACACCATATTTGGTGTATACTTATTTATTGGGTAGTGATGGTAAATACATAGAGACTATCCATCGTAACGAAATAAAGATACAGTCTGCTCTTTTTAAAGGATTAGAATTAGATTTTAGCAGGTTGCAAAATCTGTAA